A stretch of the Pseudomonas sp. ACM7 genome encodes the following:
- a CDS encoding antibiotic biosynthesis monooxygenase has translation MIAKTLPAPYYAVIFTSLRTDGDHGYEQAARRMVELAREQPGFLGVESARGEDGLGITVSYWASEAAILAWKHHPEHSEIRERGRSTWYSSCHTRVCKVERAYAFKQ, from the coding sequence ATGATCGCCAAGACTCTGCCAGCGCCTTACTACGCGGTGATTTTTACCTCCCTGCGCACCGACGGTGATCACGGCTACGAGCAGGCCGCCAGGCGCATGGTCGAACTGGCCCGTGAGCAACCTGGTTTCCTGGGTGTGGAATCGGCTCGGGGTGAGGACGGGCTCGGGATTACGGTGTCCTACTGGGCCAGCGAAGCAGCGATCCTGGCGTGGAAACATCATCCCGAGCACAGTGAGATTCGCGAGCGCGGGCGGTCGACCTGGTATTCGTCTTGTCATACGCGGGTGTGCAAGGTTGAGCGGGCGTATGCGTTCAAGCAGTAA
- a CDS encoding DUF2025 family protein — protein MRITSELICQAADQLKGFVGLNRKTGHYIVRFSEDAFGMDVADDGIIPTSEFVWAPDSGQAMTLKRELIQLLLDQNIDDRINITEPLRVYMNRRDVPQISAVRSLVQS, from the coding sequence ATGCGCATCACTTCCGAGCTCATCTGCCAGGCCGCCGACCAACTCAAAGGCTTCGTCGGCCTCAATCGCAAGACCGGCCACTACATCGTTCGTTTCAGCGAAGACGCCTTCGGCATGGACGTGGCGGATGACGGCATTATTCCCACCAGTGAATTCGTCTGGGCCCCAGATTCCGGGCAGGCCATGACGCTCAAGCGTGAGTTGATTCAGTTGTTGCTGGATCAGAACATCGATGACCGGATCAACATCACCGAGCCGTTGCGGGTGTACATGAATCGGCGGGACGTGCCGCAGATTTCGGCGGTTCGCAGTCTGGTGCAGAGCTGA
- a CDS encoding glycerophosphodiester phosphodiesterase: MPVTFTKSALLLSLMLGLGQAQAASEPSPTALATRTGIPHPAVIAHRGASFDAPESTAAAYKLARDLGVDYLEMDLQRSKDGVLFALHDNNLQRTTDVASKFPERKDRPANEFTLAELKTLDAGSWFNTAYPDRARPAYVGLKILTLDEIIDIAQGNPLHKPGLYIETKEPKQFPGIERDLKEKLQDRGWLSPAGSKLAKSDLAVGQGKGKVVLQTFEKSSLELLEKEMPKVPKILLLWVGEGSIEPKSKVTFAESGDKDKATYYAKQQPKDKAEFQQWVEYAKAQGAIGTGPSAALTKGGDQSYSDLVQPWMNQYTHDQGLLVHVYTIDDAVDYQKVMDAGVDGIFTNRASELLKFYKRPAAASVAQLLQNNGY; the protein is encoded by the coding sequence ATGCCTGTTACCTTCACCAAGAGCGCCCTGTTGCTGAGTCTGATGCTGGGCCTCGGCCAGGCACAGGCCGCCAGCGAACCAAGCCCCACCGCATTGGCAACCCGCACGGGCATCCCGCATCCGGCTGTGATCGCCCACCGTGGCGCGTCGTTCGATGCACCGGAATCCACCGCCGCCGCCTACAAACTGGCCCGCGATCTGGGGGTCGATTACCTGGAAATGGACCTGCAACGCAGCAAGGATGGCGTGCTCTTTGCTCTGCACGACAACAACCTGCAACGCACCACCGACGTCGCCAGCAAATTCCCTGAACGCAAGGACCGCCCGGCCAACGAGTTCACCCTCGCCGAGCTGAAAACCCTCGATGCCGGCAGCTGGTTCAACACCGCCTACCCGGATCGCGCACGTCCTGCGTACGTCGGTCTGAAAATTCTGACGCTGGACGAAATCATCGATATTGCCCAGGGCAACCCGCTGCACAAGCCTGGTCTGTACATCGAAACCAAAGAACCGAAGCAGTTTCCCGGGATCGAGCGCGACCTCAAGGAAAAACTCCAGGACCGCGGCTGGTTGAGCCCGGCGGGTTCGAAATTGGCGAAGAGCGATCTGGCGGTTGGCCAGGGCAAAGGTAAAGTCGTGCTGCAAACCTTCGAGAAGAGCAGCCTCGAACTGCTCGAGAAGGAAATGCCGAAAGTGCCGAAAATCCTCTTGCTATGGGTCGGTGAAGGCAGCATCGAGCCGAAATCCAAGGTGACGTTTGCCGAGTCCGGCGACAAGGACAAAGCCACTTACTACGCCAAACAGCAACCGAAGGACAAAGCCGAATTCCAGCAATGGGTCGAATACGCCAAAGCCCAGGGCGCGATCGGCACCGGCCCTTCTGCCGCGCTGACCAAGGGTGGTGATCAGAGTTACTCGGACCTGGTGCAACCGTGGATGAACCAGTACACCCACGATCAGGGCTTGTTGGTGCACGTCTACACCATCGACGATGCCGTGGATTACCAGAAAGTCATGGACGCCGGCGTCGACGGCATCTTCACCAACCGCGCCAGCGAACTGCTCAAGTTCTACAAACGCCCGGCGGCGGCCAGTGTTGCGCAGTTGCTGCAGAACAACGGTTACTGA
- a CDS encoding PepSY domain-containing protein, with product MKTLTALFTAAALTLTAGLAQADVRPDLIPGLLKAGTIMDLEKLNQAALAQHPGTTAANITDTELEQTATGAYVYQVEIRDAKNVEWDVDLDAKTGKVLSNKQDT from the coding sequence ATGAAAACCCTGACTGCCCTGTTCACTGCCGCTGCCCTGACTCTCACCGCTGGCCTGGCCCAGGCCGATGTCCGTCCTGACCTGATCCCGGGTCTGCTCAAGGCGGGCACCATCATGGACCTGGAAAAACTCAACCAGGCAGCCCTCGCCCAGCATCCAGGCACCACCGCAGCAAACATCACCGATACCGAACTGGAACAGACCGCCACTGGCGCTTATGTCTACCAAGTGGAGATCCGTGACGCCAAAAATGTTGAGTGGGATGTAGATCTGGATGCCAAAACCGGCAAAGTACTGAGCAACAAACAAGACACGTAA
- a CDS encoding GAF domain-containing sensor histidine kinase, with the protein MGQAAAADIATIGRISAVPAILQVIRELTGLRFAAVARVTEDSWTACAVLDQLNFGLQVGGELDLVTTLCHEIRQTHHSVVIDKASEDPLYRDHHTPRRYQFESYISVPIFRTDGRFFGTLCALDPNPAPLKSSTIQSTMESFARMLALQIEAEENLQKTEAALRQEREAAELREQFIAVLGHDLRNPLFAISAGAEMLLRKLPDPANQQRARHILTSARRATKLVDDVLDFARGSLVRGIPVNIEPCPDLEDALRHVISEVQSVHPDRTIQSSIGDLHSVHCDRERVAQLLSNLVANAVAHGDPDGSIDISAQINEGQFVLSVNNQGLITEDALPHLFRPYSRPVSGTPRTGLGLGLYIASQISQSHGGKLDVVSTGQQGTTFTFSLPV; encoded by the coding sequence ATGGGGCAAGCAGCGGCAGCAGACATCGCCACGATCGGTCGGATCAGTGCAGTGCCGGCGATTCTTCAAGTGATCCGTGAACTGACGGGGCTGCGCTTCGCCGCCGTGGCCCGGGTCACCGAAGACTCGTGGACGGCGTGTGCGGTGCTCGATCAGCTGAATTTCGGTTTGCAGGTCGGCGGTGAGCTGGATCTTGTCACGACCCTGTGCCACGAAATTCGTCAGACGCATCATTCGGTGGTCATCGACAAGGCCAGTGAAGACCCGCTCTACCGCGACCACCACACACCTCGCCGCTATCAGTTCGAAAGCTACATCTCCGTGCCGATTTTCCGCACCGACGGACGCTTTTTCGGCACCCTCTGCGCTCTTGACCCCAATCCTGCGCCACTCAAATCCAGCACGATCCAGAGCACCATGGAATCCTTCGCCCGAATGCTGGCGCTGCAAATCGAGGCCGAAGAAAACCTGCAAAAGACCGAAGCAGCGCTGAGGCAGGAACGCGAAGCCGCCGAACTGCGCGAACAGTTCATCGCCGTGCTCGGGCATGACCTGCGCAACCCCTTGTTCGCCATCAGCGCCGGTGCCGAAATGCTCCTGCGCAAACTGCCCGATCCGGCGAATCAGCAACGGGCCCGGCACATCCTCACCAGCGCCCGTCGTGCGACCAAACTGGTCGATGACGTTCTGGATTTCGCTCGCGGCTCACTGGTTCGTGGCATTCCCGTGAACATCGAGCCGTGCCCGGATCTCGAGGATGCATTGCGGCATGTGATTTCAGAGGTTCAGAGCGTCCATCCCGACCGCACCATTCAATCGTCCATCGGCGACCTGCACAGCGTTCATTGCGATCGCGAGCGGGTCGCGCAGTTACTCTCCAATCTGGTAGCGAACGCGGTTGCTCATGGCGATCCCGATGGCTCGATCGATATCAGCGCGCAGATCAATGAAGGACAGTTCGTGCTGAGCGTAAACAATCAGGGGCTGATTACCGAGGATGCGCTGCCACATCTGTTCCGGCCCTACTCGCGACCGGTCAGCGGAACACCACGGACCGGCCTCGGGTTGGGGTTGTACATTGCCAGTCAGATTTCGCAGTCCCATGGCGGAAAACTGGACGTGGTCTCGACCGGGCAACAGGGCACGACGTTTACGTTCAGCTTGCCGGTGTGA
- a CDS encoding methyl-accepting chemotaxis protein, which yields MLQKSLRAQILALLSGSLFAMLLIALACFHFLSNGVQNYANLIEGPLHTSQLIDEANLQFKVQVQEWKNVLLRGKQPADLDKYWKQFEDRQRDVQDILGELAGQKGIEPQLKTRIERLRDEHRLLGAAYQKGRDAYVAAGADPTAGDTAVKGVDRATSDQMTELVSELRKQGAEQSKLISADADRTVLLGIIVMLASGLLIGLLSLWLVNRNLVEPIRKLIEYVAQLSQGRFAERVASTRQDELGKLATAANTLRDFLAETFSRLQRSAKDLDSASGELNSIASLMASGTNEQFNRTDQVATAMNEMSATAQEVARHAADAARAADDADQSAQQGEKVMQGTIHTITQMRGEIANTATVIRRLETDSGRIGKVLEVIRGIAEQTNLLALNAAIEAARAGEAGRGFAVVADEVRSLAQRTAASIIEINQIIQTVQTGAVDAAQAIESGQSRSEESVEQVTQAGAMLERITLAVEAIRDMNRQIATAAEEQTSVAEDISRNLTEITSIASTNLDNVQRTEAASHNLHGLSGQLNEVTARLSA from the coding sequence ATGCTGCAAAAATCCCTGAGAGCACAAATCCTCGCGTTGTTGAGCGGCAGCTTGTTCGCGATGTTGTTGATCGCCCTGGCCTGTTTTCATTTTCTGTCCAACGGTGTTCAGAACTACGCGAATCTGATCGAAGGCCCGCTGCACACCTCGCAATTGATCGATGAAGCCAACCTGCAATTCAAGGTTCAGGTTCAGGAGTGGAAAAACGTCCTGCTGCGTGGCAAACAACCCGCGGATCTGGATAAGTACTGGAAGCAATTCGAAGACCGTCAGCGCGATGTGCAGGACATCCTCGGCGAACTGGCCGGGCAGAAGGGTATCGAGCCGCAGCTGAAAACCCGCATCGAACGCCTGCGGGACGAACATCGTCTGTTGGGCGCGGCTTATCAGAAGGGCCGTGACGCCTACGTGGCGGCAGGCGCCGACCCAACGGCTGGCGACACGGCGGTCAAAGGTGTTGACCGCGCGACCAGCGATCAGATGACCGAGTTGGTCAGCGAATTGCGCAAGCAGGGTGCCGAGCAATCGAAGCTGATCAGCGCCGACGCCGACCGCACCGTGTTGCTGGGGATCATTGTGATGCTCGCCTCGGGTCTGTTGATCGGGTTGCTGAGCCTGTGGCTGGTCAACCGCAACCTGGTGGAACCGATTCGCAAACTGATCGAGTACGTGGCGCAACTCAGCCAGGGTCGTTTCGCCGAACGCGTGGCCAGCACCCGTCAGGATGAGCTGGGCAAATTGGCGACAGCGGCCAATACACTTCGCGATTTCCTCGCTGAAACCTTCAGTCGTTTGCAGCGCAGCGCCAAGGATCTGGACAGCGCCAGCGGTGAGCTGAACTCCATCGCCAGCCTCATGGCCAGCGGCACCAACGAGCAGTTCAACCGTACTGATCAGGTGGCCACGGCGATGAACGAAATGTCCGCTACCGCGCAAGAAGTCGCACGCCACGCTGCCGATGCGGCACGTGCCGCCGACGATGCCGACCAGTCCGCCCAGCAGGGCGAAAAGGTCATGCAGGGCACCATTCACACCATCACCCAAATGCGCGGCGAAATTGCCAATACCGCCACGGTCATCCGTCGTCTGGAAACCGACAGCGGGCGCATCGGCAAGGTACTGGAAGTGATTCGCGGCATCGCCGAGCAGACCAACCTGCTGGCGCTCAACGCCGCCATCGAAGCAGCCCGTGCCGGTGAAGCCGGGCGCGGTTTTGCGGTGGTGGCCGATGAAGTCCGCAGCCTGGCCCAGCGCACGGCGGCGTCGATCATCGAGATCAACCAGATCATTCAAACGGTGCAAACCGGTGCGGTGGACGCCGCTCAGGCGATTGAAAGCGGTCAGTCGCGCAGTGAGGAAAGTGTCGAGCAAGTAACCCAGGCCGGCGCCATGCTGGAGCGCATCACCCTTGCCGTGGAAGCCATCCGCGACATGAACCGCCAGATCGCCACCGCCGCGGAAGAGCAGACGTCGGTGGCCGAAGACATCTCGCGCAACCTCACCGAGATCACCAGCATCGCCAGCACCAATCTGGATAACGTGCAGCGCACCGAAGCGGCCAGCCACAACCTGCACGGGTTGTCGGGGCAGTTGAATGAAGTGACGGCACGTTTAAGCGCGTAA
- a CDS encoding transporter has product MNHSIDQSHRDTDLFGLLYGFSFRPGERGRELDSAKALQCLQQPGNNDEFLWLHLNLAHAACERWMKSHLELPDEFFEALHEGSRSTRIEHVDSALLAVVNDVVFNLSSMVSSDVSTLWVCARSRLIISARLQPLHSVDKLRSSVKAGECFRSPLELLVHLLRDQGEVLTQIVRKTSLSVDQIEDELLSSRLSTNRAELGANRRVLVRLQRLLALEPGSLLRLLNRPPQWLQKEDVKELRKSTEEFALIINDLTALGERIKLLQEEIAANLNEQSNRTLFTLTVVTVLALPINIIAGFFGMNVGGVPLSGDPEGFWILVALVATFTVIAGRWAFRKRQDY; this is encoded by the coding sequence ATGAACCACAGCATCGACCAAAGTCATCGCGACACGGACCTGTTCGGTCTGCTGTACGGTTTCAGTTTCCGCCCCGGTGAGCGCGGCCGGGAGCTCGATTCCGCCAAGGCGTTGCAGTGCCTGCAACAACCTGGCAACAACGACGAATTTCTCTGGCTGCACCTGAATCTGGCCCACGCCGCATGCGAACGCTGGATGAAAAGCCATCTGGAATTGCCCGACGAATTTTTCGAAGCGCTGCACGAGGGCTCCCGTTCGACGCGCATCGAGCATGTGGATTCGGCGTTGCTGGCGGTGGTCAACGACGTGGTGTTCAACCTCAGCAGCATGGTCTCCTCGGATGTCTCGACGCTGTGGGTCTGCGCCCGCAGTCGGCTGATCATCAGCGCACGGCTGCAACCGCTGCACTCGGTGGACAAGCTGCGCTCGTCGGTGAAGGCCGGAGAATGCTTTCGCTCGCCGCTGGAATTGCTGGTGCATCTGCTGCGCGATCAGGGCGAAGTGCTGACCCAGATCGTGCGCAAGACCAGCCTCAGTGTCGATCAGATCGAAGATGAGTTGCTGTCCTCGCGACTGTCGACCAATCGGGCAGAGCTGGGTGCCAACCGACGGGTGCTGGTGCGCCTGCAACGCTTGTTGGCGCTGGAACCGGGCTCGTTGCTGCGCCTGCTCAATCGCCCGCCGCAGTGGTTGCAGAAGGAAGACGTCAAGGAGCTGCGCAAGTCCACCGAGGAGTTCGCGCTGATCATTAACGACCTCACGGCGCTCGGCGAACGGATCAAGCTGTTGCAGGAAGAAATCGCCGCCAACCTCAACGAACAGAGCAACCGCACATTGTTCACCCTGACCGTGGTGACGGTGCTGGCGTTGCCGATCAACATCATCGCCGGGTTCTTTGGCATGAACGTCGGTGGGGTGCCGCTTTCCGGCGACCCGGAAGGGTTCTGGATTCTGGTGGCCTTGGTCGCGACGTTTACCGTGATCGCCGGGCGTTGGGCGTTTCGTAAGCGCCAGGATTATTAA
- a CDS encoding inorganic phosphate transporter has translation MATPSFSAAQASASSAKPQLDKKPGLLTIVIFFAVLGSGLLFTAYSLMHDMNELGTVVTTWTPFLLLGVALLIALGFEFVNGFHDTANAVATVIYTNSLPPNFAVAWSGFFNFLGVLLSSGAVAFGIIALLPVELILQVGSSAGFAMIFALLIAAILWNLVTWWLGLPASSSHTLIGSIIGVGVANALMHGRDGTSGVDWAQATKVGYALLLSPLIGFAFAALLLLALRAFVKNRALYKAPKGDTPPPWWIRGMLILTCTGVSFAHGSNDGQKGMGLIMLILVGTLPMAYALNRTMPADQALQFAAVAEVTQQALVKSAPLPAPADPRPVLSEYVRSKEATPQLVPALAALTGNIGNEVKGYGSLSKVPAEAMGNVRNDMYLTSETIRLMDKNKVGNFDADTNGKLQLFKQQIDNATRFIPLWVKIAVAIALGLGTMVGWKRIVVTVGEKIGKTHLTYAQGASAETVAMLTIGAADMFGLPVSTTHVLSSGVAGTMVANGGGLQMRTIRNLLMAWVLTLPAAILLSGSLYWLFTKLF, from the coding sequence ATGGCTACTCCTTCCTTCTCCGCCGCACAGGCGTCCGCCAGTAGCGCCAAACCGCAACTCGATAAAAAGCCCGGCCTGCTGACCATCGTGATTTTCTTCGCTGTGCTGGGCAGCGGGCTGTTGTTCACCGCCTACAGTCTGATGCACGACATGAACGAACTCGGCACTGTGGTGACCACCTGGACGCCGTTTCTGCTGTTGGGCGTGGCGCTGCTGATTGCCCTCGGCTTTGAGTTCGTCAACGGTTTCCACGACACCGCCAACGCCGTGGCCACGGTGATTTACACCAACTCCTTGCCGCCGAATTTCGCAGTGGCCTGGTCCGGGTTCTTCAACTTCCTCGGGGTGCTGCTGTCCAGCGGCGCGGTGGCGTTTGGCATCATCGCCCTGCTGCCGGTGGAGCTGATTCTGCAAGTCGGTTCCTCCGCTGGTTTCGCGATGATCTTCGCCCTGTTGATCGCCGCGATCCTGTGGAACCTCGTCACCTGGTGGCTGGGTTTGCCGGCGTCTTCGTCGCACACCCTGATCGGTTCGATCATCGGCGTCGGCGTGGCCAATGCCCTGATGCACGGTCGTGACGGCACCAGCGGCGTGGACTGGGCGCAGGCAACCAAAGTCGGCTATGCGCTGTTGCTGTCGCCGCTGATCGGCTTCGCGTTTGCCGCGCTGTTGCTGCTGGCCTTGCGTGCTTTCGTGAAGAATCGTGCGCTGTACAAAGCACCGAAAGGGGACACTCCGCCACCGTGGTGGATTCGCGGCATGTTGATCCTGACTTGCACCGGCGTGTCCTTCGCCCACGGTTCCAACGATGGCCAGAAAGGCATGGGCCTGATCATGCTGATCCTGGTCGGCACGCTGCCGATGGCTTACGCGCTGAACCGGACGATGCCGGCAGACCAGGCGCTGCAGTTTGCCGCCGTGGCCGAAGTCACCCAGCAAGCGCTGGTCAAAAGTGCGCCGCTGCCAGCGCCGGCCGACCCGCGTCCGGTGCTGTCCGAATACGTGCGCAGCAAGGAAGCCACGCCGCAACTGGTCCCGGCCCTCGCCGCGTTGACCGGCAATATCGGGAATGAAGTGAAGGGCTACGGCTCGCTCTCGAAAGTCCCGGCCGAGGCCATGGGCAACGTGCGTAACGACATGTACCTGACCAGCGAAACCATTCGCCTGATGGACAAAAACAAAGTCGGCAACTTCGACGCCGACACCAACGGCAAGCTGCAACTGTTCAAGCAGCAGATCGACAACGCCACGCGGTTCATTCCGCTGTGGGTGAAAATCGCGGTGGCCATCGCCCTGGGACTGGGCACCATGGTCGGCTGGAAACGCATCGTGGTGACGGTTGGCGAGAAGATCGGCAAGACTCACCTGACGTATGCGCAAGGCGCCTCGGCGGAAACCGTTGCGATGCTGACCATCGGCGCGGCGGACATGTTCGGCCTGCCGGTCTCAACCACGCACGTGCTGTCTTCGGGCGTGGCCGGGACCATGGTCGCCAACGGCGGCGGCTTGCAGATGAGGACCATCCGCAACCTGCTGATGGCCTGGGTGCTGACCTTGCCGGCGGCGATTCTGTTGTCGGGCAGTTTGTATTGGCTCTTCACCAAATTGTTCTGA
- a CDS encoding LysR family transcriptional regulator codes for MNKLELLRTFVRVTEMSSFTLAGESLGLPRSTVSEHVKALEMLVGTRLLQRTTRKVQATQDGLVLYERSKDLLSHMDEIEGLFRQDEASLVGRIRIDMPNILARRVVMPRLPEFMAQHPNLELEISSTDRRVDLLSEGFDCVVRVGAQPDQSVVARHLCDFAMVNCASPAYLQRYGVPERLEDLTQHRLVHYVGVLGSRSEGFVYEQVGTLRRVPMAGSVTVNSTDCYESACLGGFGLIQAPLMGMQPHLLSGELVAVLPQLNAPSMEVSLLYARQRHLPLRVRAFMDWLGHVIQSTT; via the coding sequence ATGAACAAGCTGGAACTGCTGCGTACCTTCGTTCGCGTCACCGAGATGTCGAGTTTTACCCTTGCCGGTGAAAGCCTGGGTTTGCCCAGGTCCACCGTGTCCGAGCATGTCAAGGCCCTAGAAATGCTGGTCGGCACGCGGTTACTGCAACGCACCACGCGCAAGGTTCAGGCGACTCAGGACGGCCTGGTGTTGTACGAGCGCAGCAAGGATTTGCTGTCGCACATGGATGAAATCGAAGGGCTGTTTCGCCAGGACGAGGCATCGCTCGTTGGGCGGATTCGCATCGACATGCCGAACATTCTGGCCCGTCGGGTGGTGATGCCGCGTCTGCCCGAGTTCATGGCTCAGCACCCCAATCTCGAGCTGGAAATCAGCAGCACCGACCGCCGGGTCGATTTGCTCAGCGAAGGGTTTGATTGCGTGGTGCGAGTCGGCGCGCAGCCGGATCAATCGGTGGTCGCGCGTCACCTCTGCGATTTTGCGATGGTCAACTGCGCCAGCCCGGCCTATCTGCAACGTTATGGCGTGCCTGAACGGCTCGAAGACCTGACGCAGCATCGACTGGTCCATTACGTCGGCGTATTGGGTTCACGGTCAGAGGGTTTTGTGTACGAGCAAGTAGGCACGTTGCGTCGAGTGCCGATGGCGGGCAGCGTCACGGTCAACAGCACCGATTGTTACGAGTCGGCGTGTCTGGGCGGTTTTGGTTTGATTCAGGCGCCGTTGATGGGCATGCAGCCCCACCTGCTCAGCGGCGAACTGGTGGCGGTGCTGCCGCAGCTCAACGCGCCGTCCATGGAGGTTTCGCTGTTGTATGCCCGGCAACGGCATTTGCCGTTGCGGGTCAGGGCGTTCATGGATTGGCTGGGGCACGTCATCCAATCCACCACTTGA
- a CDS encoding SDR family NAD(P)-dependent oxidoreductase, which translates to MNHKIVLITGASRGLGKNAALHLAAQGIDVIGTYNSRAEEAQALVTEIESLGGRAVMLQLDVGQSEGFANFATQVADVLRSHFDREHFDFLLNNAGIGLNANFVDTTVAQFDLLMNIHLKGPFFLTQNLLPLMADGGRILNVSSGLTRFSLPGYGAYAAMKGAMEVLTRYQAKELGARGISVNTLAPGAIETDFGGGTVRDNSDVNSYVAGNTALGRVGQPDDIGAAIALLLAPGSQWINGQRVEASGGMFL; encoded by the coding sequence ATGAACCATAAAATTGTACTGATCACCGGCGCCAGCCGCGGCCTTGGCAAAAACGCAGCCCTGCATCTGGCAGCCCAAGGCATCGACGTCATCGGCACCTACAACAGCCGCGCCGAAGAGGCCCAAGCACTGGTCACAGAAATCGAAAGCCTTGGCGGTCGCGCCGTCATGCTGCAACTGGACGTTGGTCAGAGTGAAGGCTTCGCAAATTTCGCCACGCAGGTCGCCGACGTGTTGCGTAGCCATTTTGATCGCGAACACTTCGACTTTTTACTCAACAACGCCGGCATCGGCCTGAATGCAAACTTCGTTGACACCACCGTCGCCCAGTTCGATTTGCTGATGAACATCCATCTGAAGGGGCCGTTCTTTCTCACCCAGAACCTGCTGCCGCTGATGGCTGACGGTGGCCGCATCCTCAACGTTTCCAGCGGTCTGACCCGCTTCAGCTTGCCGGGTTACGGCGCTTACGCGGCGATGAAAGGCGCGATGGAAGTACTGACGCGTTATCAGGCGAAAGAACTCGGTGCCCGCGGTATATCCGTGAACACCCTGGCGCCTGGCGCGATCGAAACCGATTTCGGCGGCGGCACGGTGCGTGATAACAGCGACGTGAACAGCTATGTCGCCGGCAATACCGCGTTGGGGCGCGTTGGTCAGCCGGACGACATCGGTGCTGCGATTGCATTGCTGCTGGCGCCGGGCAGTCAGTGGATCAACGGCCAGCGCGTAGAGGCGTCGGGCGGGATGTTTTTGTAA
- a CDS encoding multidrug/biocide efflux PACE transporter, giving the protein MSANKSITERIFQAIGFELLAILICTPLLAWILDKPMLEMGVVTLVVAALALAWNVVFNGLFDRVLKRFAIVHNAWVRVVHALLFEGGLVAVGVPLIAWWLKVSLWQAFLLDIGVLLFFLPYTYVYHWVYDVVRERVVMRQAVSG; this is encoded by the coding sequence ATGAGCGCCAACAAATCCATCACTGAACGTATTTTCCAGGCCATCGGTTTCGAATTGCTGGCCATTTTGATCTGTACGCCGCTGCTGGCGTGGATCCTGGACAAACCGATGCTCGAGATGGGCGTTGTCACTCTTGTTGTCGCCGCCCTTGCTCTGGCCTGGAACGTGGTCTTCAACGGCCTGTTCGACCGCGTGCTCAAACGCTTCGCCATCGTGCACAACGCTTGGGTACGCGTTGTCCATGCGCTGCTGTTTGAAGGTGGTCTGGTAGCGGTCGGTGTGCCACTGATCGCCTGGTGGCTGAAGGTCAGCCTGTGGCAAGCGTTCCTGCTGGATATCGGCGTGTTGCTGTTTTTCCTGCCGTACACCTACGTCTACCACTGGGTCTATGACGTCGTGCGTGAGCGGGTGGTGATGCGCCAGGCTGTCTCGGGATAA
- a CDS encoding LysR family transcriptional regulator, with product MASQEVLQAFVQAATQGSFSAAARKLGRSQSTISAAVASLEIDLNLTLFDRSSRKPSLTPAGHVMLQRAEEILAATSRLEMTASQLSQGVEPKLTVAISDTYQSDRFEAALSAFEQRYPDLELECLIAECDDLVALMQRGRAHVAFAEKQDSYPPDLVSSTMEERAEIALFVSREHPLAALSHIDQDVLQQHRELRLATIVNPYESRAKGRVWSAPSYLMLLEMAQGGFGWAPLPRWLVERFGPGTLQELDVRGWPKPVFVDALWSRLHPPGPAGSWLLGKMLE from the coding sequence ATGGCCTCTCAAGAAGTGTTGCAGGCCTTCGTCCAGGCAGCGACTCAAGGTTCGTTTTCCGCCGCGGCGCGCAAACTGGGCCGCAGTCAGTCGACCATCAGCGCCGCCGTGGCCAGCCTTGAAATCGACTTGAACCTGACTCTGTTCGACCGCAGCAGCCGTAAACCGAGCCTGACCCCGGCCGGGCACGTGATGCTGCAACGGGCCGAGGAAATCCTGGCCGCCACCAGCCGACTGGAAATGACCGCCAGCCAATTGTCCCAAGGGGTCGAACCGAAGCTGACCGTGGCGATTTCCGACACGTATCAGTCCGACCGATTCGAAGCGGCGCTAAGTGCTTTCGAGCAGCGCTATCCGGACCTGGAACTTGAATGCTTGATCGCCGAGTGCGATGACCTGGTGGCCTTGATGCAACGGGGTCGGGCGCATGTGGCCTTCGCCGAAAAACAGGACAGTTACCCGCCGGACCTGGTCAGTTCGACCATGGAAGAACGTGCCGAAATTGCCCTGTTCGTGTCCCGCGAGCATCCATTGGCGGCGCTGAGCCACATCGATCAAGACGTGTTGCAACAACACCGGGAGTTGCGTCTGGCGACGATCGTCAATCCGTATGAAAGCCGTGCGAAGGGGCGCGTCTGGTCGGCGCCGAGTTATCTGATGCTGCTGGAAATGGCCCAGGGCGGATTCGGCTGGGCGCCGTTGCCCCGGTGGCTGGTGGAGCGATTTGGGCCAGGGACGTTGCAGGAACTGGACGTACGCGGCTGGCCAAAACCGGTGTTCGTCGATGCGCTGTGGTCGCGGCTGCATCCGCCAGGGCCGGCGGGGAGTTGGTTGCTTGGCAAGATGCTGGAATAG